The region AAATTGTTCCGGGCTGAGACCGCCACAGGCACTGTGACGGCGCCAGCGATTGTAATCGCACTCAATATAATTAAATACCGTTGAGCGCATCATTTCCCTGCTACTAAAGCGTTCCCCGTGTATGCATTCCACTTTCAGTGAATGGAAAAAGCTTTCCACACAGGCGTTATCGTAGCAACAACCCTTTGCGCTCATGCTGCCATGTAGCCTATGTCGTTTCAGCAATGCCTGATAATCCGCTGAACAATACTGCCCGCCTCTATCTGTATGAACAATGACATTCTCTGGGCGTTTACGTCTCCAGAGCGCCATCTGTAACGCATCACAAGCCAGTTGTGCCGTCATTCGGGATGACATCGACCAGCCAATTACCGCCCGTGACCACAGGTCAATCACAACCAGATAGAGCCAGCCTTCATCCGTGCGAAGATACGTGATATCACCTGCCCACTTCTGGTTCGGGCTGCTGGCGATAAAGTTCTGCTTCAGCAGGTTTTCCGATACCGGCAGGCCATGTTCACGGTAGCTGACCGGACTGAATTTACGGCTGGCTTTCGCCCGTAACCCCTGACGACG is a window of Pectobacterium punjabense DNA encoding:
- a CDS encoding IS3 family transposase (programmed frameshift) — translated: MTKSVSTSKKPRKQHTPEFRNEALRLAERIGVAAAARELSLHESQLYNWRSKQQSQTTTSERESEQAAEIARLKRQLAERDEELAIPPKGRDILREAPEMKYVFIEKHQAEFSIKAMCRVLRVARSGWYVWCCRRHQVNSRQRFRLTCDEAVRKAFAEAKQRYGAPRLADELPEYNIKTIAASLRRQGLRAKASRKFSPVSYREHGLPVSENLLKQNFIASSPNQKWAGDITYLRTDEGWLYLVVIDLWSRAVIGWSMSSRMTAQLACDALQMALWRRKRPENVIVHTDRGGQYCSADYQALLKRHRLHGSMSAKGCCYDNACVESFFHSLKVECIHGERFSSREMMRSTVFNYIECDYNRWRRHSACGGLSPEQFENQNLA